CACCCTGGAGTGGACCGCTCCGTCCCCCCCGCCGCACGGGAACTGGGGGGAGGTCCTGCCTGTCGTCCATCGCGGCCCCTACGAGTACAGCTCGCCCGAAGTCCCGGAGGACTGGCTCCCGCAGGACCGGAGGCTGGCGGGGGCCCCCGGCGGGGCGCGGGGACATTAGTGCCGGGCCAACTGACGTCGCCTCGCGTCGTTCTCCGACCACCCTTCGCGCGGTCCCCGCGGCGGTCCGGAGCGTACAAACTGCCACACTAGGGGTGGGCTCGATGGCGGACGCCACCTTCCACCCCGGCCGCGGTCGCGGCCGGCATCCCGGGCTTCTCGGGGTGCACCGGTTCGCCCTGCTCACGGCCGGAGCGACCTTTCTGCTCCTCTTCGTCGGGGGGCTGGTGACGAGTACCGGCTCGGGGCTGGCCGTGCCGGACTGGCCGCTGGCGTTCGGCCAGCTTTTCCCCCCCATGGTGGGTGGGGTCCTCTACGAGCACGGCCACCGCCTCCTGGCCGCCCTCGTCGGCCTCCTCACGATCGGGTTGGCGGTCTGGCTCTGGGTGCGCGAGCCCCGGGGGTGGGTCCGGCGGCTGGGGATGGGGGCGCTCGGGGCCATCCTGCTGCAGGGGCTGCTCGGCGGCGTGACGGTGCTCACCCTGCTCCCCGCGCCGGTGTCGGTGGCGCACGCGCTGCTGGCGCAGGGGTTCTTCTGCCTGACCGTGACGCTCGCCGTCGTCACCGGCCCGGGGTGGGCGCGCGAGGTCCCCCCGTCCACCGGACGGGTGGGCGCCGGGCTGCCGATGCTCTGTACGGTGACGGTCGGCGTGATCACCGCACAGCTCGTCGTGGGGGCCATCATGCGGCACACCGGGGCCGGACTTGCGATCCCCGATTTCCCGCTGGCCTTCGGCCGCCTCCTCCCCCCGCTGGATTCGGGGGCCGTCCTGATCCACTTCCTCCATCGCGTGGGGGCCGTTGCCGTCACGGCGGCTGTCGGCGGGACGCTCGCCTGGGTCCTCGCCAGACACCGGAAGGAGGCGTGGCTCACGCGCCCCGCCCTGGCGGCGGCGGGCCTCCTGCTCGTGCAGCTCGCCCTGGGGGCCCTGACCATCTGGACGCAGAAGGGGGTCGTACCGACGACGGCGCACGTGGCCGGTGGGGCGGCGGTCCTGGCCGCCAGCCTCACCCTCACGCTGCGGGCCTTCCGCCTGTCGGCGTGGCCGAAGCCGGTTGCCAGCCGGCCGCTGGTCCGGGAGCAGGTGCCGGCATGACGGTGCAGACGGGAACCCTGGACCTCGGGCTGGCCCAGGTGCGTCGGCGGATGGCGGACTTCGTGGCGCTGACCAAGCCCCGGATGGTGCTGATGGTGCTGATCACCACGCTGGTCGGGTTCTACCTGGGCTCCTGGAGCGGGCCGCAGGCCGGCCGGCTCCTCGCGACGCTCGTCGGGACGGCGCTGGCGGCCGGCGGGACGCTGGCGTTGAATCAGTTCCTGGAGCGGGAGGTGGACGCCCGGATGGAGCGGACGCGCCTGCGGCCGCTCCCCGACGGGCGGCTCCAGCCCGTCGAGGCGCTGGCGTTCGGGGCCGCCATCTC
This genomic window from Candidatus Methylomirabilis sp. contains:
- a CDS encoding COX15/CtaA family protein is translated as MADATFHPGRGRGRHPGLLGVHRFALLTAGATFLLLFVGGLVTSTGSGLAVPDWPLAFGQLFPPMVGGVLYEHGHRLLAALVGLLTIGLAVWLWVREPRGWVRRLGMGALGAILLQGLLGGVTVLTLLPAPVSVAHALLAQGFFCLTVTLAVVTGPGWAREVPPSTGRVGAGLPMLCTVTVGVITAQLVVGAIMRHTGAGLAIPDFPLAFGRLLPPLDSGAVLIHFLHRVGAVAVTAAVGGTLAWVLARHRKEAWLTRPALAAAGLLLVQLALGALTIWTQKGVVPTTAHVAGGAAVLAASLTLTLRAFRLSAWPKPVASRPLVREQVPA